From a region of the Helianthus annuus cultivar XRQ/B chromosome 5, HanXRQr2.0-SUNRISE, whole genome shotgun sequence genome:
- the LOC110943359 gene encoding uncharacterized protein LOC110943359, giving the protein MVEDPPSLELKEPPPHLEYAFLDEECHLPIIISASLAKEEKRQLLEVLKLHKKAMAWKIMDIKGINPSFCTHKILMEDDYKPSAQHQRRLNPNMQDVVKKEVIKLLDAWLIYPICDSIWVSPVQVVPKKGGIIVVPNDRNELIPTRTITGWRVCIDYRKLNDATRKDHFSLPFIDQMLERLSWKSFFCFMDDFSVFGSSFDQCLGNLKRMLMRCEETNLVLNWEKCHFMVKEGVVLGHKISEAGLEVDPAKVDIISKLPPPTLVREIRSFLGHSGFYRRFIKDFSKIARPMTRLLEKDAPFVFSEECTKAFKQLKQRLIEAPLHQIGHCHLR; this is encoded by the coding sequence ATGGTTGAAGATCCACCGTCGTTGGAGTTAAAAGAACCCCCACCGCATCTCGAATATGCATTTCTAGACGAGGAATGTCACTTACCAATCATCATTTCAGCATCTTTAGCAAAAGAGGAAAAGAGACAGCTTCTCGAAGTTCTAAAGCTCCACAAGAAGGCCATGGCGTGGAAGATTATGGATATCAAAGGCattaatccttctttttgtactcataAGATTCTAATGGAGGACGACTACAAGCCAAGTGCACAGCATCAAAGGCGTTTGAATCCAAATATGCAAGACGTTGTAAAGAAAGAAGTAATCAAGTTGTTAGATGCATGGCTGATTTATCCTATATGTGATTCTATTTGGGTAAGTCCAGTGCAAGTAGTACCCAAGAAAGGTGGTATTATTGTAGTTCCAAACGATAGGAATGAACTTATTCCTACCCGTACCATCACCGGATGGCGAGTTTGCATCGATTATCGCAAGCTCAATGATGCCACCCGTAAGGACCACTTCTCGCTtccattcattgatcaaatgttggaacgtctgtcgtgGAAGTCTTTTTTCTGTTTTATGGATGATTTCTCCGTTTTCGGGAGTTCTTTCGATCAATGTCTCGGAAATCTAAAAAGAATGTTAATgagatgtgaggaaactaatctTGTGCttaactgggagaaatgccacttcatggtgaaagAAGGGGTAGTTCTTGGACACAAAATCTCTGAAGCCGGGTTAGAAGTCGATCCAGCAAAAGTGGATATTATTTCTAAACTTCCTCCCCCTACTTTGGTCAGAGAGATTAGAAGTTTCCTGGGTCATTCAGGGTTCTATAGGCGATTCAtaaaagacttttcaaaaatcgcaaGACCTATGACCCGTTTGTTAGAAAAGGATGCTCCATTTGTGTTTTCAGAAGAATGCACGAAAGCATTCAAGCAGCTGAAACAAAGACTTATCGAAGCCCCTTTGCACCAGATTGGGCATTGCCATTTGAGATAA